One genomic window of Gracilinema caldarium DSM 7334 includes the following:
- the dapB gene encoding 4-hydroxy-tetrahydrodipicolinate reductase, with amino-acid sequence MNIALVGYGKMGHMIEAAALERQHRIVAYVDPVAFVAGGSDQGFASVREMLASGIQVDVAIEFTRPDTAVPNITELVKARIPVVVGTTGWYAALPEITKLVNEEKAALLWSSNFSIGVQLFFRIASYAAKLFNEYEEYDVGGFEAHHNKKADSPSGTAKTLVERVLKELNRKITPVYDTLDRPPSPEELHFPSLRMGSVPGTHSLFFDSTADTIELTHTARSREGFARGAVRAAEWLIRCTGPEGPGNLKREGVFTMDDVLAHIS; translated from the coding sequence TGGAACGACAGCATCGCATCGTTGCCTATGTGGACCCTGTTGCTTTTGTTGCCGGTGGTTCAGATCAGGGCTTCGCATCGGTCCGGGAAATGCTTGCATCGGGTATTCAGGTTGATGTGGCTATAGAGTTTACCCGGCCTGATACGGCGGTTCCCAACATAACAGAGTTGGTAAAAGCCCGTATCCCTGTGGTGGTTGGCACTACGGGCTGGTATGCAGCCTTGCCGGAAATTACCAAGCTTGTTAACGAAGAAAAGGCTGCGCTCCTCTGGTCCAGTAACTTTTCTATCGGAGTCCAGCTCTTTTTCAGAATCGCCAGCTACGCGGCGAAACTTTTTAATGAGTATGAGGAGTATGATGTGGGTGGGTTCGAAGCCCACCATAATAAAAAGGCCGATAGTCCCTCGGGAACCGCAAAAACCCTGGTAGAGCGGGTGCTTAAGGAATTGAATCGGAAAATAACACCGGTCTATGACACCCTGGATCGTCCCCCTAGCCCTGAGGAACTGCATTTCCCCAGTCTTCGTATGGGGTCCGTTCCGGGAACCCACAGTCTCTTTTTCGATTCCACCGCCGATACCATCGAACTGACCCATACCGCCAGAAGCCGGGAGGGTTTTGCCCGCGGTGCGGTACGGGCTGCTGAGTGGCTTATTAGATGCACCGGTCCTGAAGGCCCCGGAAATCTCAAACGGGAAGGGGTCTTTACCATGGATGATGTGCTGGCCCATATCTCTTAA
- the dapA gene encoding 4-hydroxy-tetrahydrodipicolinate synthase, whose product MMQLQGAFTALITPMHGDGTVDYEGFRSLIRFQLEKGIHGLVPLGTTGETPTLERDEQDRLIEIAVQEAKGRVPVIVGVGSNATAKTIENAKRARALGADGILVVTPYYNKPTNEGIYRHFSAIADATDAPILIYNIASRTGKNIDVQTMERLSRIPTVIGVKEASGDLAQMGDIIQMVAQPRRAEGKPFAVLSGDDAFTLALCALGGDGVVSVVSNLVPDRVSSLAKACLAGNFAKARELHYSLLPLFKGAFIETNPIPIKTAMGWAGLPAGPCRLPLCDLEAANIPKLKSALAAADIAVR is encoded by the coding sequence ATGATGCAATTACAGGGGGCTTTTACGGCCCTGATTACCCCCATGCATGGGGATGGGACAGTAGATTATGAAGGATTTCGCAGTCTCATACGGTTTCAGTTGGAAAAGGGTATTCACGGTCTTGTGCCTCTGGGCACCACCGGTGAGACTCCAACCCTAGAACGGGATGAACAGGATCGGCTTATCGAAATCGCCGTACAGGAAGCGAAGGGCCGGGTGCCTGTTATCGTCGGGGTTGGGTCCAATGCTACGGCTAAAACAATCGAGAATGCCAAACGGGCTCGGGCTCTTGGTGCCGATGGAATCCTGGTGGTAACCCCCTATTATAACAAGCCCACCAACGAGGGGATTTATAGACATTTTTCTGCCATAGCGGACGCTACGGATGCACCCATCCTTATTTATAATATTGCCTCAAGGACGGGCAAAAATATTGATGTGCAAACCATGGAGCGGCTTTCCCGAATACCCACTGTAATCGGTGTAAAGGAGGCTTCAGGCGATTTGGCACAGATGGGAGACATTATCCAGATGGTGGCTCAGCCGCGGCGGGCAGAAGGCAAGCCCTTCGCAGTCCTTTCTGGGGATGATGCCTTTACCCTTGCCCTCTGCGCCTTGGGTGGGGATGGGGTAGTATCTGTAGTGTCTAACCTGGTCCCGGATCGGGTGAGTAGTCTTGCAAAAGCCTGCCTGGCTGGCAACTTTGCTAAGGCTCGGGAGCTGCATTATAGCCTGCTTCCCCTCTTTAAGGGAGCCTTTATTGAGACGAACCCCATACCTATAAAGACTGCTATGGGCTGGGCTGGACTGCCTGCAGGGCCCTGCAGGCTGCCCCTCTGTGACCTTGAGGCGGCTAATATACCAAAGCTTAAATCCGCATTGGCTGCAGCGGACATTGCGGTCCGCTAG